In Glycine max cultivar Williams 82 chromosome 10, Glycine_max_v4.0, whole genome shotgun sequence, the DNA window tttattatatatcatattttataattggaAGAATGGAagatagtgtaaaaaaaataattattaatgcatatattatttatttttttcattaaccaCGTTGGATATATCACAACACGACAATTCTACTGGTTTAATggaaaaaaagtttttctcatgttaatttaaaacaaatcataatcttgatatgataaaatttatatcaaatttgttGATTATTATCTTTATGGTagtcattaaataattaaaactattttaataaaaagtatattatttaatgtgattaatgcttttgttgaatttttttaatgaatatttattatttttatgtgtttgatAATATTGTATCATATCATCACTTGATGTTGTTATGATGATGTAATTATGCTACATTAGTACAAGGTGTCATGTTATGATtaagaacaaaaattaaaataaatataatttacgaaaaaaatgacatatttgTAAAGATGAACATATATTTAACTCTTAAATTacatgttaaaatataaaataaaaacttaattttatatatccatgtctctatttttatatcttttctACTTTTAAGCTCTTgttctttctccttttctctcatATCTTCCTTCAAGCTCCGCTTGCTTGCACTGCCTTTCTAACACCCTTTCTTACCCACCACCTTAATTAATTGTGGTGGTAGTTTTTGGTGGCATCAACCAAAATATTGGTGACAAGGCAATAGCAATAGTGGTTGTGGCAACAACAATAatggtgatggtgatgatgataataattttaatgacaATAGTGGCAACCACGAAGATAATGTAATATTGGTGAGGGTGATCGTGATGATGgtgataaatcattttttatgataagaatttacaaaaatttgatgGTGCTACATGTGTTAATTATTAAATGcatgaatttaatatttaatttgagacttatttattttttgttcttgtaaatttgccatttttttgtttaatccatataaattatatttgttttaattttagttcttttaaattaataatgatgcAACACTGCGctgatatgatatgataatgTCATGATGCCATACATGATGACACCTAGAGTGACAACCTAACATAATGATATCATCATTTTATTTGTCCTATGATCACTTTTgtaatgaaaaatgatgatacaaatgactaaaaaaacaaatataatttataaggataaaaattattttttccaataaggatgaaaaattaaaaaatactacattataaggacaaaaatatatttaaacctaataTGAAATGctacaaatataatttcttttttttactcaatAGTTATGAAATTCcttttttaatcaaaagttATTAATTTCACAAATAACTTGTGCATGCATATAAGTGATTCCCACACAATACCCTATTAAGAAAGGATGATGAACTTTAAGTGATTTTCTATTGGTTTAACTTTGATCACTTTagctgttttttttattagtttaactTATTCTTGATTTTTTAGAACAAATGGAGCATAAGTCCAATAAATGGAGCTATCACATTACCATAAATGGGTCAATTCGAAGGAGGAGAttaattaaatgtcaaacggaaaaaatctcaaatactTATTGATTCACAAAAAATTGGAGCATAAGTCTAATCGGGTAATTTAGtccaatttttaaaactatcttGTACTCATAAAGGCTTGAACTCTGAAATCAATCTTTTTTACATCaatatttaagtaattataTTCAAGTGTATTACTTGAACTCAACAAGTCTATGTAGTCAGTGGAGTAGACTACTTGGATTCATAGTATCcaatagatttaaataaacaaagagaaaaactttatattctaacaaaaaaataaagataaatccCTAAAATCAGAAACTATCTATTATTAGATGAAAGATATGATAGATATTAATTTAGAAGGAAAATTGAGATCCTAGAATCCAATCTCATCTCTATAAAATGAGATTATTAGTGataaatcattttcattccaaCCTACATAATGATATTTACATATCTTTACTCTTCTAACTTGAGTGTTGAAGTATTTTAGTAAGTACATCCCACCACATCTATCACCATTTGTGAAAGAgttctggaaaaaaaaatgtcgcCGTAAAACAATCTTGccaaattcaataaataagaatatcaaCCAATGTGATTTTctgattaaaaaatcaatatttaagtaattattatattctAAGTAAATTACAAATAGTTCAACTCATTTCCTCACATGCATACATATATCAtctcattatcatttttttcttctttttcatttctgttttttttccttcttgtcAATGTGCATGAATCATCTTCAATGAGGCGTTTTGGCTGCCCTACCTCGGTCAATGGTGTGGCATGGCCCAATAATTATAGTGCCCTGTGTGCCCCACCCGTTAACTCTCTCTtactttattttacatattcGGCATACGACTTAGTAATAGGTAGATATCCAAGATTATATTCAGATAAAACAACTTACACATtctaaataatgtttttgaatGTGCAAAATACCCGTATGTAAGTTATGTAACCCAAACATGTTAGAGTAACACATTTTCTCCAAGTTATGATCTTGATTTAAAAGTTAGAACATGCCAAGTAAAAAGGATTAGATGAAGagttatttgttttttgaaacctagctattttttatataattaaagtattattatattatttttgttttctatcttgtaatgattaatattattataatctgATAACTATAAATTATAACCTTGTCATTTTGTGgaagtataattttttcattaaaaaagttcacttaaaaatataattttacatcttCAAAGCACAAACAGTTTAACCAATTATAACTATTCAATTATGCCTTAAATGCCAAAGAATTTCTTAGAAAAGAGTTTTCTaccaagagagaaaaagaaaattccataaaaaaaaaaccaagagagaaaaatggtatgaaaagaagtcaaagcCACACCCATAtgactataatttaattttattttaaaattaggcaCTGGTTGCCTAAGAGCTTACGaacttcaatattttattttgactagCACGCATCATgtgacaaaattcaaaatttgcaatcTGTCAGAAGTCAAAACTCCGATCTCtctccattttatttttttaggatgaTTAATAACTGTAAATGTGGAGTACGGTAAAAGTAGCGACTAATTAATTGAGTCAAAAGCTATATATTAGCCATTTGGTCATGACGATCGTGTTTCAATATGCTTATCAACCAAGGTGAATGTACTTATGTATATGATTGTATGCATATATGAAAGCATATAATATATCAGAATGTGTTGATTACATATAACATCCTACGAAGATTGGTGTTTTTCAAATGCAAAAGATTGATTCTATTTGAATCATGGCATCTAAGATGTCATCAATTGAAACCTCTTGTTGGAGGAACCGAGCCTACTATCGTGTATTATGAACTTTGCTCCATATTTACATCTAGCATCTTTTGGGTGTAGTATATCATTGTTACGTAGCAACACAAACTTTCCTAAAAAATTAGAGTCAGGACCTTATGATTCTAAACTGCCTACATATGGATTCAATAACTAGTGTAGATTGGTGTTTATATTCTTCTTACCTTAATGTATATCATATTCTTAAAGATAGTTGAATCATCTGGTATATAGTCTCTTATatgttgagacttgagagttTACATAATCATATTTCACTCACAGACTTACATTTACAAGTTGGTGGACGAGCAAGTTTAATAAAACGAGTTTCTGATATTGATATACGTATAAAATGAGTTTCATATTTATATACTCGTGTATGACTCGTGTGCCACGTACAGGTACtaagtttataaattataattttttattttataaaaatatttattagaaaatatgtataaaaatgcatacaaaaatatataaacaactgaggatatatgtatatatataaatcttgtattattttaattaatataattgaaacaatcatataattaatatgaatttatcGAATtaaaaattgtactgatatatatttcaatgacttattgcttcaatttttatttatttatacgtGTAAAAGTAGTGAACCATGTCaataaattgaattagaaattttgtattgattaattaaaaattaatggtGCGATGACTGTAAAttgatcataattttatttagaagtgctaaatttaattacaaaactattatttcaatatttattttataataatatgtcataatattattttagagaTCGTAAAACCATtactatataataaaaaatatgtttatattatCACTTAAATCACATAACTTGTTAAATTTTGGATTAACATAAATTACACTTTTAAAGACTTTTTTTGTTAGACACTAAATTCACAGCGCATAACACTTTTGGGTACAAAAGTAGTCatttgactatttttttaagaaacacaaattaaaaagaaaaaagttttttaattatacgTCAATTATCCTACAAATTTTAGgtgatatttttgaatttttcatagcaaatataaaaatttccaCAACAATAttacttataaaattataataattttggaAATTAAACTGACAATGTCAACTTTAGGGATAAATATGATGATTGATGGGGCTAATTGTGTCATTTTGAAAATGACTTGAAtaagaaaagtgaaaaaaaaaatcgttgtTGTAGGCGTGTGTACTATTCTATtctactaataataaataataataaattgatgaGTGGGTGTGAAGAGTGAATGAGAGCCAGCGCACGACTTTGAAACTTATTCCACGTGGCAAATACTTTCCCTCCGCTGTTACTGTTACCAGCGGTAATAAAACATTTACTGGACTGGGCCCCACAACACTAACAGTTGTAACATTAACCTTAACCATACATACAATACATACCCTCTCATTGCTGTTGCTGTTTCTGTCAGATCTTCTTCCTTCCATTCTCATTCTCTTCTGTTTCTACACCAATTTCACTTCAAGTAAATATCATCACACACACAAgtagaggaaaataaaataaaatagagtagaAGCATAGAAAAGTAAAACAACGAAAGGttctctgctttttttttttttttttttttgttgctctcGTGGATTCAAAGGTGGCTTTGATTTGATTGCTCAAATTCAGTAATGGGTGTTGCTGTTTTTTGCACCCTCTGCTTTTCTTTCTGGAAATTCAAACGGTGAGAGctttcttttctcttgttttcttttacaCTCTACTGGTTTCACACGGTTCAAGTTCAAAGTTTAAACCTTTTGCTCAACTGAATtcactagcaaattttgtggaAATGATTTGCCTTTTTTCCCTCCTTCTTATGAATTTTATAGTTGCTGAGTCATTGTGGGTCGGTTTCAATTTTGTGAATTTGGCTCCATTAtcctttttctcaattttatttgacatatacaaattttaaaggGGTTTGCGTCAATACAACAGAACGAAGATGAGGGAATCTGAATGGGTTTGACTCgaattttactttttagtgGTGGGGTTTGTGGTTTTTGACTTAAAGGGTTATACTTGTTTTCTAATTACTTTATAATCTTtctgttgtgtttgtttttcctGTTATGGGATTTCAATTCCACTGCATACAGTTTACCCAGTACGAacatttttgttggaaattccAAATTTGCGGCGCTCTTGATTTTTGCTTAATCTAAATGCATGAACAGGAGAGTATAAGGTTCTGAAACGGTTGTTTTTTGTGATGTCTGAGATTTGAATTGTGTGTGACATTGCTGGATTTGCAGAATTTTGAGTGAAGAGGAGAAGTATGGGAAGAAGCAggattagagagagagaggaagggAGGTGAGTTTGCAGGGAAGATAATGAAGTGCCTACGCTCCGGGGAGTCGTTGGGAGGAGCTGACGATGAAGTGTTGTTTCCTTCGTCATCTGGATCTCTTGCAAGTGCAATCAAGGACTTTTCAGCTAGTGAAAATTCTTGCCTGGCTGAACAGTTTGATAAGAAGCCGGACACTGGCAACATAGAAGAAGCTGAATCATCCTTACGTGAGAGTGGCATCTTGAACTATGAGGTTGATTTCATCAAAACACCTTACCTTTGGTTGTTATACTGAATAGTCAGATATGATTTGTTCTTTGTTATTTACTCTAGGCCCTCGAGAGACTgagagtgtatatatatatatatatatgtttgaaaTGATTGCAGGCTTGTCAGCATGGTTTCTTCTTGTTTAGGTTATTTGTGGTGTGGATGTATAAACTACTTTCAGACTTTTCTGTCTATGCTTGTCATTGTGCACTGGAAAGTCGGCATCTATCTGTTGTTGTTTGACAAAATACttcatcttaattaaatatatgaccAAGGCACTGGTTTCTATATTTCTGAGATCATGGCTATTGCATGTTGTTTGTCTGATCTGATGTCCATTTATTAGATTTAAACAATGCAATTTTTTTGGactttagaatttaaattaagtCAATAAAGCCAGTAACttagtgtgtttgtgtatgtgtttcttcttattttaaattagtgATTATCTATGgctactattattatttaaagaaaaacatgtctatAATGTGCAGGAAGCTAGAGCTCTGCTAGGAAGATATGAATATCAGAAAGGGAATATAGTAGCTGCTTTGCATGTCTTTGAGGGAATAGATATAGGTGTTGTGACTCCTAAGATCAAAATCGCCCTTTCCCGAAGCAGAGAACGCCGCAAGAGACATTCTCAAAATCATGCTGAACCACAAATGTCTATACATTCTGTTGGCTTACTATTGGAAGCTGTATTCCTAAAAGCAAAATCTTTGCAGGTTCTTGAAAGGTTTAAAGGTACCCCCACTGGTTTTGTGATTCAAagtcttgtctttttttttttttttttcacttcaagAGATTTGGGTTTTTGTTGCATATTTCCTTTTCAATCTGCACCTAGTAAATCCTTTTCGGCCAGCTACTTTCCATAATATGGCCCCTCCCGATATACCCTGTTACTTGACCTGATTATTGTGTTGTCCATCTTTTTTACCTGAGAACTACATTACCTGGAGATTCCAGTAACCACAATATTGACATTTTTGGCAGAAATTGTTTGATGAAAGGATGGAGTTTTTCTGAACTTGAGTGGTTTTGAAAACTATGAAATTGATAAGCTCCATGAGAATGAGAAGTCATAGCATATTCTAATGTATCTTTCCAATCATTCATGCAGAGGCTGCCCAATCTTGCAAAGTTATTCTGGATATAGTGGAGTCTTCATTGCCTGAAGGCATGCCTGATAACTTTGGTGCTGAATGTAAATTGCAGGAGACCCTCAACAAGGCAGTTGAGCTGCTTCCAGAATTATGGAAACTTGCTGATTGTCCACGTGAAGCTATTTTGTCTTACCGACGAGcactccttcatcattggaatcTTGATGCAGAGACTATAGCAAAGATTCAGAAAGAATtcgttgtttttcttctttatagTGGAGGAGAAGCAACACCCCCTAATCTCCGTTCCCAAATGGATGGCTCATTTGTGCCTAGAAACAACATAGAAGAGGCTATACttcttttaatgattttattaagaaagGTCTCTCTGAATAGAATCGAGTGGGATCCTTCAATTTTAGACCACCTTTCATTTGCTCTGTCTGTTTCAGGCGATTTGACAGCTTTAGCCAATCAATTGGAAGAATTGCTTCCTGCGACTATCCATCGAAGTGAAAGGTACTATGCTCTAGCTCTTTGTTATTATGGAGCAGGTAAGGACTTGGTAGCCCTGGATCTTCTCAGAAAGTTGTTGAGGAGTAGAGAGGATCAACACCATGTTCCTGGTTTGTTAATGGCTTCTAAGATTTGTTGTGAGAACTCTACTCTTGCGGAAGAAGGAGTAAGCTTTGCTAAGCGAGTGCTTCAAAACTTGGATGGTAGATGTAATCAGCTAGAAAATCATGCCAATTTCTTTCTTGGTGTTTCACTTTCAGCACATTCGAAATTGGCTGCTTCTGATTCTGAGAGGCTTAAGAGACAATCTGAGGCACTTCACGCCCTAGAAACTGCTGGCAGAATGAGAAACCCCCTTGTACTATACCATCTAAGTTTAGAATACGCAGAACAAAGGAAGTTGGATGCTGCATTTTATTATGCAAAGTGCTTTCTAAAACTGGAAGGTGGTTCTAATGTTAAAGGATGGTTATTGTTAGCCCGGATATTGTCTGCTCAAAAACAGTTTTTGGATGCTGAATCTATTGTCAATACTGCTTTGGATCAAACTGGAAAATGGGATCAGGGTGATTTGTTGCGAACAAAAGCTAAACTTCAAATTGCACAGGGCCAGTTAAGGAATGCCATTGAGACATATACGCAGTTACTTGCTGTTCTTCAAATTCAGAGTAAAGGATTTGGTTCTGGGAAGAAGCTATATAAGGTTTCAGTTCTATCAGTTTGCTGTTGTAATAACTTATGCTGATTTTTCCTTCAATTGAGCTTTCTTATTCTTTCCCTTTAGAATTTGAATAGGAACACATTCTTATTGtgtagtatttttcttttcttgagagtttttctttttttctttttcctatatGCCAGATATTACCTCCTTCAATAAGGGTTTCATTCAATTAAAATAGTAGCATACATAGTCACACATCCCTTTCAAGAGGGTGTTAGGTTTGTCTGGGTTCTACATTCTTGAAGTGTCATAATTTCAAATCTATTATTTATCATTCCATTGTATCTCAATCTCATATTTTGGAATCCGAACAGTCCACACATTGTGCCTGAAGAATTATTCAACTCATACTTGGCTATTACTAGGATACATACTTACTAAATCCCCATTCTCTCCAAGTTCAAGCTTAAGAGTTGTTATTTATTAGTTAGTGGCATTAGTTTGATCAACTGTATTTgctataaaaacattttttaagtcATACTGTATACCACATTGTTGAAATGTACATACCTTAACATTTCCTTAAAGATCCATTAAAAGAACATTTACTTAAAGAAATCAGGCACAAGGATTTGTTGAACATTGTTCGTTACTAAATTCATCTTATTGTATTTGCTGTTTATGGTCGGTTGTCTGCAGATCTGTCAAACTATTTGGTGACGGCTCCGCAACTAGATGGTTGCTTTCTAGGTCTACCATTCATGTCTTAGATGCAATCTACCAGGATGTGctgtttttcaaaacaaaatataaatgttttgtttgttgtaCCTGCATAATGCTCAGTTTACGTGTTGAAGCATTTTTTATGGATGAGTTGAAGTTGATGTGGTTCATGCAAGACTATATAGGATTTAGACATATGCAATTGCCATTAATGTTCAATTTAGAATGACTGTTTGCATTtggaatttcaaaaattaactcTTGCTTCAGTATAAACATTGTTGAATCTGGatgcattttatttgtattctttgtctctaagtttttcttttcctttttaataatttttcattttaacttgTGCAATAAGACAAATTGTTCTAGCTGCTTAATTTTTCTCCCCTACCTCATTACAGGACAATAGAGATCGTGCTAGGAACTTGGAAGTGGAAATATGGCATGATATTGCTTATGTATATATCAGTCTTTTACAGTGGCACGATGCAGAGGTGTGTCTTTCAAAATCCGAGGCCATCAAACCACTCTCTGCTTCCAGATGTCATGCAATAGGTAAATAtatctgatttttatttttgagtttatttttttccatttaatttTCCCCGAGACGAAAAGGATGCTAACAGGTTTTCATCACTTGAAAATAACTGCCAGATATTGTTTGATGTGGAGAATATTGTTTATTTGGGGTATTCTTTATATACAGCTATGCAATATGTTGGTGCACTAAGGTGCCAAAAGATTGGATGAGACCCCGGGGGCATACTccaaataacaataaaacaatGAAATAGATCTAATAACATAATCCAAATTTGTTGATAGTGATGACAATCTAACCTTTGTCTACGTGCATAACTAAATATATTTCACAAAGTACCATATATAACAGCTTCAAAAATCATAAACATATGTAGCATGATATATTGATGAAAGTGTGCTATTTTCAGCAGAATAAGTTGTATCATATTGTACAATCTTATTGAAATTGATAACATGGTGAATACTcatgaagttttccattctagTTGCTTCTCACTTTCTCAGACATATGGGttgttttgtttgttaaatTTCACAGGCATAGTGTACGAAGCAAAAGGTCAATACAAAGAGGCTCTAAAAGCTTTTGGTGATGCCTTGGACATTGATCCTGGCCATGTCCTTAGCATAATCTCCACTGCTGTAGTTCTTAAACGATGCAGTAATAAATCAAATCCAGCAGTTAAAAGCTTTCTGATGGATGCGCTACGGCACGACAGATTCAACGCTTCTGCTTGGTATAATCTTGGCCTTCTTCACAAGGCTGAGGGTACAGCATCATCATTAGTTGAAGCTGCCGAATGTTTTCAAGCAGCACACTTTCTTGAAGAATCTGCACCTGTTGAACCTTTCAGATGACTCATTCTATGATGGCTGGTATACTGGTAGAAGCAAAAGAGCAAGCATGTTTCTTTTAGAGATTAAATAGCAAGGAATTTTCCTGTGAATCCTTCTGTCTCAGGATAGCTAGGAGAGAGATATTGATCATGGTTTGGAAGGCTAGTTCATAAGAAGCAATAgtaataaacaaaagaaaaagttggCAAACTCTACAAGCAGTTTTGTGATGCAATGATTCATGCTTGACGTATTCAACTATTCATGTATACTTTTTCACATGCTTCTTTAGAGGTCAATTCAGAAagtaataaaaggaaaagtaaaaaaaaaaaatagaggcttttttcttgtttataaTGATTTGATTTGAGTTAGATTTCCTTGCTTGCGAACTCCTCTTTCATGCAAAAATGATTTTGGACATGACATATTTAgacattgattattttttaaattattgtatctaaataattttttttgtacattattatttttgtttggtgaattcaTGAAGTATATTCAAGGGTTCACTTTATTTAAATTGCCTTATGATATTAATCCCTGTTTAGCTGTTTGCGTTTTCGATATTTGATATTTCATTTTTGTAAGCATCACCTTAACACACTCATGAGTATCAAagtgtatttttaatataaaaaaagtgtatttttaatatttttgatgTCGATACCATTTGCATGAGCACGATAAGCCATATCtgggattattttttttaaggtcaGGCTAAGAGATTATGATGGTTGACGCTTGGCGTGAATGAGGTGTTGGATTAAcaccattatttttaatcaagtttttttttttttaactgatttggtctctctctcttctaGACTTCACtttcaaaagaaaatgcatTTAGAAAGGAAACCCCAGAAACAATAAGTCAATAAATAATTCTCatagataaattataattggaATACCACACGAAAGGCTTTATTAGCTAATGACTTTGGAATATCACTCTCATATGGTTGTTTGGATGAGAAATGaaacagagaaagaaaaaaagaaaaaggaaaacagaaatagaaataaaataaaatagaaaagatac includes these proteins:
- the LOC100800762 gene encoding protein NPGR2, with product MKCLRSGESLGGADDEVLFPSSSGSLASAIKDFSASENSCLAEQFDKKPDTGNIEEAESSLRESGILNYEEARALLGRYEYQKGNIVAALHVFEGIDIGVVTPKIKIALSRSRERRKRHSQNHAEPQMSIHSVGLLLEAVFLKAKSLQVLERFKEAAQSCKVILDIVESSLPEGMPDNFGAECKLQETLNKAVELLPELWKLADCPREAILSYRRALLHHWNLDAETIAKIQKEFVVFLLYSGGEATPPNLRSQMDGSFVPRNNIEEAILLLMILLRKVSLNRIEWDPSILDHLSFALSVSGDLTALANQLEELLPATIHRSERYYALALCYYGAGKDLVALDLLRKLLRSREDQHHVPGLLMASKICCENSTLAEEGVSFAKRVLQNLDGRCNQLENHANFFLGVSLSAHSKLAASDSERLKRQSEALHALETAGRMRNPLVLYHLSLEYAEQRKLDAAFYYAKCFLKLEGGSNVKGWLLLARILSAQKQFLDAESIVNTALDQTGKWDQGDLLRTKAKLQIAQGQLRNAIETYTQLLAVLQIQSKGFGSGKKLYKDNRDRARNLEVEIWHDIAYVYISLLQWHDAEVCLSKSEAIKPLSASRCHAIGIVYEAKGQYKEALKAFGDALDIDPGHVLSIISTAVVLKRCSNKSNPAVKSFLMDALRHDRFNASAWYNLGLLHKAEGTASSLVEAAECFQAAHFLEESAPVEPFR